A single region of the Streptomyces sp. NBC_01262 genome encodes:
- a CDS encoding LacI family DNA-binding transcriptional regulator has translation MAKVTRDDVARLAGTSTAVVSYVINNGPRPVAPATRERVLAAIKQLGYRPDRVAQAMASRRTDLIGLIVPDARQPFFGEMSHAVEQAAAERGKMVLVGNSDYLQEREIHYLRAFLGMRVSGLILVSQGLGETAAAEIEAWDARIVLLHERTEAENEFAVVTDDIGGAQLAVRHLLEHGYTDVACVGGMDFTPTIGDPVTDHIEGWRRAMQEAGLPTEGKVFQAPYNRYDAYKVGLELLSRPDRPRALFCSTDDQAIGILRAARELRIDVPGELAVAGFDDVKEAGLTDPPLTTVASDRQAMARAAVDLVLDDGLRVAGARRERLRQFPSRLVLRRSCGCS, from the coding sequence GTGGCAAAGGTGACGCGTGACGATGTGGCAAGGCTTGCGGGGACCTCGACCGCGGTCGTCAGCTATGTCATCAACAATGGACCCCGGCCGGTCGCCCCGGCCACCCGCGAGCGGGTGCTCGCGGCCATCAAGCAGCTCGGATACCGCCCGGACCGTGTGGCCCAGGCGATGGCGAGCCGCCGTACCGACCTGATAGGCCTGATCGTCCCGGACGCTCGGCAGCCCTTCTTCGGCGAGATGTCACACGCCGTGGAGCAGGCGGCTGCCGAGCGCGGGAAGATGGTCCTGGTCGGGAACTCGGACTATCTCCAAGAGCGCGAGATCCACTATCTGCGCGCTTTTCTCGGCATGCGCGTCTCCGGGCTGATCCTGGTCAGCCAGGGTCTCGGCGAGACCGCCGCCGCCGAGATCGAGGCCTGGGACGCCCGGATCGTGCTGCTCCACGAGCGCACGGAGGCGGAGAACGAGTTCGCCGTCGTCACCGACGACATAGGCGGTGCCCAGCTCGCCGTCCGCCACCTCCTGGAGCACGGGTACACCGATGTCGCCTGCGTCGGCGGCATGGACTTCACCCCGACCATCGGCGACCCGGTCACCGACCACATCGAGGGCTGGCGCCGCGCGATGCAGGAAGCCGGCCTGCCCACCGAGGGCAAGGTGTTCCAGGCTCCGTACAACCGCTACGACGCCTACAAGGTCGGCCTTGAACTGCTGTCCAGGCCGGACCGCCCGCGGGCGCTGTTCTGCTCGACCGACGACCAGGCGATCGGCATACTGCGGGCGGCGCGTGAGCTGCGGATCGACGTACCCGGTGAGCTGGCCGTCGCCGGCTTCGACGACGTCAAGGAAGCCGGCCTCACCGACCCGCCGCTGACCACGGTCGCCTCCGACCGCCAGGCCATGGCCAGGGCTGCCGTGGACCTCGTCCTGGACGACGGCCTGCGGGTGGCGGGCGCGCGGCGCGAGCGGCTGCGGCAGTTCCCGTCCCGGCTGGTGCTCCGCAGGTCGTGCGGCTGCTCGTAG